One segment of Chthoniobacterales bacterium DNA contains the following:
- the metH gene encoding methionine synthase produces MPDNGLHPLEALLRERIVVLDGAMGTMVQQYKLPEAEYRGQRFKDWKGKDLKGCLEILLLTKPEVIDEIHRRYFEAGADIIETNTFSGTTIGLHDFLYQAEPKSGRKDAEFFQGVVDDRQLCDLVAEINLSAARVARHAADVVSNQSGQRRFVGGSLGPLPVTASLSPDVNDPSFRAVTFDQIRKAYREQAAALLEGGVDLLMVETIFDTLNAKAAIAAITELFEESGKRVPLIISGTVTDRSGRILSGQTVEAFLTSIAHADPLVVGLNCALGPGEMEPYIEELAHTTRRFVSAYPNAGLPDPLSPTGFPETPESLAPQLEKWARNGWLNVVGGCCGTTPDHIRLIAERVRDLPPRKIPVAAVSDRRGLDNFDAQRAPLQNSDAQRAPLQNFDAPRAPLQLSGLEPLNITPEMGFVVVGERTNITGSPKFSKLILAGDFEAALAVARQQVNGGANILDVNMDEGMIDSEASMTKFLHLIGSEPEIARVPMMIDSSKWSVIEAGLKCVQGKAVVNSISLKNGEEEFLRQAGLVKLYGAAVIVMAFDETGQADNYQRRIEVCERAYRLLTERAGLAPSDIVFDPNILTVATGLEEHRNYAVDFIEAVRWIKANLPGARTSGGVSNISFSFRGNNTVREAMHAAFLYHAIQAGLDMAIVNAGQLAVYEEIEPELKTRVEDVLLNRRDDATERLVEFAEGVKATGKTAAEKEAWRDGPVEERLSHALVKGIVDFIEADTEEARQKFSRPLQVIEGPLMAGMSVVGDLFGAGKMFLPQVVKSARVMKKAVAYLLPFMEAEKRADAKPQARIVMATVKGDVHDIGKNIVGVVLQCNNYEVIDLGVMVPAPKILETARELKADVIGLSGLITPSLDEMVHVAQEMEREGFTLPLLIGGATTSRAHTAVKIAQHYRASTVHVLDASRAVGVVSNLLNAETKESFDKQTRADYERLREEHASKSREKKLIPLEEARANRTPIDWTGYAPPKPEFAGSRSYSSDAGTISLHDLIPYIDWSPFFHTWELRGRYPAIFDDPVVGQQARELFDDAQKLLERIRNEKLLTARGVFAFWPARAKGDDVEVFHDDTRSERLATFHFLRQQMKKPADQFNHSLADYIAPETTDYLGGFAVTAGIGADELAARFAADHDDYNAILTKAVADRLAEAFAEFLHREARIAWGFGRDEKLSQDELLREKYRGIRPAAGYPASPDHTEKETLFRLLDATSATGISLTESFAMHPGASVSGLYFSHPDSKYFGVGKIGEDQVRDYAARKKVSPEFVQKWLAPNLDY; encoded by the coding sequence ATGCCGGATAATGGTCTCCATCCTCTCGAAGCCCTCCTCCGCGAGCGCATCGTCGTGCTCGACGGCGCCATGGGCACCATGGTCCAGCAATACAAACTTCCCGAGGCGGAGTATCGCGGCCAGCGGTTCAAAGACTGGAAGGGAAAGGATCTCAAAGGCTGCCTCGAGATCCTCCTCCTCACCAAGCCGGAGGTCATCGACGAAATTCATCGCCGTTATTTCGAAGCCGGCGCCGACATCATCGAGACCAACACGTTCAGCGGCACCACCATCGGCCTGCACGACTTTCTCTACCAGGCAGAACCGAAAAGTGGGCGCAAGGACGCTGAGTTCTTCCAGGGAGTCGTCGATGACCGCCAGCTTTGCGACCTGGTCGCCGAAATCAACCTGAGCGCGGCGCGGGTGGCGCGTCATGCGGCGGATGTCGTTTCGAACCAGAGCGGCCAGCGTCGTTTCGTCGGTGGCTCGCTCGGTCCCCTCCCCGTGACCGCTTCACTCTCACCAGACGTGAACGACCCCAGTTTTCGCGCGGTCACGTTCGATCAGATCCGGAAGGCCTACCGCGAACAGGCGGCCGCTCTGCTCGAGGGCGGCGTCGACCTTCTCATGGTCGAGACGATTTTCGACACGCTCAATGCGAAGGCGGCGATCGCGGCCATCACGGAATTGTTCGAGGAATCGGGGAAGCGCGTGCCCCTCATTATCTCGGGAACCGTTACCGATCGCTCGGGGCGAATTCTCAGCGGCCAAACCGTGGAAGCGTTTCTCACTTCGATCGCGCACGCCGATCCGCTCGTGGTCGGATTGAACTGCGCGCTCGGACCCGGCGAGATGGAGCCATACATCGAGGAACTGGCTCACACCACCCGCCGGTTCGTCAGCGCGTATCCGAATGCCGGCCTGCCCGACCCGCTGTCGCCGACCGGTTTTCCCGAAACGCCGGAAAGCCTGGCGCCGCAGCTGGAAAAATGGGCGCGCAACGGCTGGCTGAATGTGGTGGGAGGCTGCTGCGGCACGACGCCGGACCATATCCGGTTGATCGCCGAAAGAGTGCGCGATCTCCCCCCGAGAAAGATTCCTGTAGCGGCGGTCTCTGACCGTCGAGGCTTGGACAATTTCGACGCTCAGAGAGCGCCGCTACAGAATTCCGACGCTCAGAGAGCGCCGCTACAAAATTTCGACGCTCCGAGAGCGCCGCTCCAACTCTCCGGGCTCGAGCCGCTGAACATCACTCCCGAGATGGGGTTCGTCGTCGTGGGTGAGAGAACCAACATCACCGGTTCCCCGAAATTCTCGAAGCTGATTCTGGCCGGCGATTTTGAAGCGGCGCTGGCCGTCGCCCGCCAGCAGGTGAATGGCGGCGCCAACATTCTCGACGTCAACATGGACGAAGGAATGATCGATTCCGAAGCGTCGATGACGAAATTCCTCCATCTCATCGGCAGCGAGCCCGAGATCGCCCGCGTCCCGATGATGATCGACAGCTCGAAATGGAGCGTGATCGAAGCGGGCCTGAAATGTGTCCAGGGAAAAGCGGTCGTGAATTCGATCAGTCTCAAGAACGGCGAGGAAGAATTTCTCCGCCAGGCCGGGCTGGTGAAACTCTACGGCGCCGCGGTCATCGTCATGGCTTTCGACGAAACCGGCCAGGCGGACAACTACCAGCGGCGCATCGAAGTTTGCGAACGCGCGTACCGGCTCCTGACCGAGCGCGCCGGGCTCGCGCCTAGCGACATCGTTTTCGACCCAAACATTCTGACGGTCGCAACGGGTCTGGAAGAGCACCGCAATTACGCCGTCGATTTCATCGAGGCGGTTCGCTGGATCAAGGCGAACCTGCCGGGAGCGCGGACCAGCGGGGGCGTGAGTAATATTTCGTTTTCGTTCCGCGGCAACAACACCGTGCGCGAAGCGATGCACGCCGCGTTTCTCTATCACGCCATCCAGGCCGGGCTCGACATGGCGATTGTCAACGCGGGACAGCTCGCGGTTTACGAAGAGATCGAGCCGGAACTGAAGACGCGCGTCGAAGACGTCCTCCTGAATCGGCGGGACGACGCTACCGAGCGGCTGGTCGAGTTCGCCGAAGGCGTCAAAGCGACTGGCAAGACCGCTGCCGAAAAAGAAGCGTGGCGCGACGGGCCGGTCGAAGAGCGGCTCTCCCACGCGCTGGTCAAAGGCATCGTCGATTTTATCGAAGCCGATACCGAAGAGGCGCGCCAGAAATTCAGCCGCCCGCTCCAGGTCATCGAAGGGCCGCTCATGGCCGGGATGAGCGTGGTGGGCGATTTGTTCGGGGCCGGGAAAATGTTTTTGCCGCAGGTGGTAAAAAGCGCGCGGGTGATGAAGAAAGCCGTCGCCTATCTGCTGCCGTTCATGGAGGCCGAGAAACGCGCCGACGCGAAACCGCAGGCGCGCATCGTCATGGCGACCGTGAAAGGCGACGTGCACGACATTGGCAAGAACATCGTGGGTGTCGTGCTCCAGTGTAACAACTACGAAGTCATCGATCTCGGGGTGATGGTGCCGGCTCCGAAGATTTTGGAAACGGCGCGTGAATTGAAAGCCGACGTGATCGGCTTGAGCGGACTCATCACGCCGTCGCTCGACGAAATGGTCCATGTGGCCCAGGAGATGGAACGGGAAGGATTTACGCTGCCGCTGCTCATCGGCGGGGCGACAACGAGCCGGGCGCATACCGCGGTGAAAATCGCGCAGCATTATCGAGCCAGCACGGTGCATGTTCTCGACGCCTCGCGCGCGGTCGGGGTGGTCAGCAATTTGTTGAACGCGGAGACGAAGGAATCGTTCGACAAACAAACCCGGGCCGACTATGAGCGGCTCCGGGAAGAACACGCCAGCAAATCGCGCGAGAAGAAATTGATCCCGCTCGAAGAAGCGCGGGCGAACCGGACGCCGATCGATTGGACCGGCTACGCGCCGCCGAAACCGGAATTTGCAGGGTCACGCAGCTATTCATCCGACGCCGGAACTATCTCGCTCCATGATCTCATCCCCTACATCGATTGGTCGCCCTTTTTCCATACCTGGGAATTGCGCGGCCGTTACCCGGCCATTTTCGACGATCCCGTCGTCGGCCAACAGGCCCGCGAACTGTTCGATGACGCGCAGAAATTGCTGGAGCGCATTCGGAACGAAAAATTGCTGACGGCGCGCGGCGTCTTCGCCTTCTGGCCTGCCCGCGCGAAGGGCGATGACGTGGAAGTTTTTCACGACGACACGCGGTCGGAGCGGCTCGCCACCTTCCATTTCCTGCGACAGCAGATGAAAAAACCCGCCGATCAATTCAATCATTCATTGGCGGATTACATCGCTCCGGAGACCACAGATTACCTGGGCGGCTTTGCCGTCACCGCCGGAATCGGCGCGGATGAACTGGCCGCCAGGTTCGCCGCCGATCACGATGACTACAACGCGATCCTGACCAAGGCGGTCGCGGACCGGCTCGCGGAAGCCTTCGCGGAATTCCTGCATCGTGAAGCCCGAATCGCCTGGGGCTTTGGCCGTGACGAAAAACTTTCGCAGGACGAATTGCTCCGCGAAAAATATCGCGGCATCCGGCCAGCGGCGGGATACCCGGCCTCGCCGGATCACACAGAAAAGGAGACGCTTTTCCGGTTGCTCGATGCCACTAGCGCTACCGGGATCAGCCTGACCGAATCATTCGCGATGCACCCCGGCGCGAGCGTGAGCGGTCTGTATTTTTCCCATCCCGACTCCAAATATTTCGGGGTCGGCAAAATCGGCGAGGACCAGGTGCGCGACTACGCGGCACGGAAAAAGGTAAGTCCCGAGTTCGTCCAGAAGTGGCTGGCGCCTAACCTGGACTACTGA
- a CDS encoding MFS transporter — protein MESLRLFRELTPVQRKTFLACFLGWALDALDFFLVTFVLAQISQDFGRSIPEVAFSITLTLMMRPLGALIFGWLGDRFGRRIPLMIDIVFYSVMELATAFAPNFTVFLILRALFGIGMGGEWGLGASLAMESLPTKARGLFSGILQQGYAVGYLLAALVYWIVFPLFGWRGLFVAGALPAFLVIYIRAHVPESPVWERHRETRQHRPRFSVLVRQHGALFLYAALLMTAFNYMSHGTQDLYPTYLEKQRGFGVSAKSIISIVYAMGAICGGAIVGSLSQTWGRRRVIILCAIGGMLLIPLWIFAPNTALLMLGGFLIQFMVQGAWGVVPVHLNELSPPAFRGLFPGLAYQMGNFAAAYAAQQQAWLAEKFRLPNGEPNYALTMALVQCVVFLAVIILAAVGREKRGIEF, from the coding sequence ATGGAATCGCTCCGCCTCTTTCGAGAACTGACCCCGGTCCAGCGGAAGACGTTCCTGGCCTGTTTTCTCGGCTGGGCGCTCGACGCGCTCGATTTCTTTCTCGTTACCTTCGTCCTCGCTCAAATTTCCCAGGACTTTGGCCGAAGCATTCCGGAGGTCGCCTTCTCGATTACGCTCACCCTGATGATGCGCCCGTTAGGCGCTCTCATTTTCGGCTGGTTAGGCGACAGGTTCGGCCGGCGGATCCCGCTCATGATCGATATCGTCTTTTATTCGGTCATGGAATTGGCGACGGCGTTCGCTCCGAATTTCACGGTGTTCCTCATCCTGCGCGCTCTCTTCGGGATTGGGATGGGGGGTGAATGGGGCCTGGGCGCGTCGCTCGCGATGGAGTCCCTGCCGACGAAGGCACGCGGGTTGTTTTCCGGGATTCTGCAGCAGGGCTATGCCGTCGGCTATCTTCTGGCGGCCCTGGTTTATTGGATTGTATTCCCTTTGTTCGGCTGGCGGGGTCTGTTCGTGGCGGGAGCGTTGCCGGCGTTCCTCGTGATCTACATTCGAGCGCACGTCCCGGAATCGCCGGTCTGGGAGAGACATCGCGAAACGCGCCAGCACCGGCCGCGGTTTTCGGTGCTCGTCCGGCAACACGGCGCGCTCTTTCTTTACGCGGCCCTCCTCATGACCGCATTCAATTACATGTCGCACGGCACGCAGGATCTTTACCCGACGTATCTGGAGAAACAGCGAGGGTTCGGGGTCAGCGCTAAATCCATAATCAGCATCGTTTATGCGATGGGCGCCATCTGTGGCGGCGCCATCGTCGGTTCGCTTTCCCAAACCTGGGGTCGCCGGCGCGTGATCATTCTTTGCGCCATCGGCGGCATGCTTTTGATCCCGCTCTGGATATTCGCGCCGAACACCGCCTTGCTCATGCTGGGCGGCTTCCTCATTCAATTCATGGTGCAGGGGGCCTGGGGCGTGGTTCCCGTCCATCTCAATGAGCTCTCACCGCCGGCGTTTCGCGGATTGTTTCCCGGCCTGGCCTATCAAATGGGAAACTTCGCGGCGGCGTACGCTGCTCAGCAACAGGCCTGGCTGGCGGAAAAATTTCGATTACCCAACGGCGAACCAAATTACGCGCTGACCATGGCGCTCGTGCAGTGCGTGGTGTTCCTGGCGGTGATCATCCTCGCTGCTGTTGGGCGCGAGAAACGCGGGATCGAATTTTAG
- a CDS encoding N-acetylmuramoyl-L-alanine amidase, translating to MMRSLSMVLGSAACLLLASCGTTREIRVKDTTRSFTTVVVDAGHGGKDNGAFRRFGGAEKNATLDVATRLATKLRESQFRVVMTRSSDLFVDLDERAAISNRQKNAIFVSVHFNDSGRRGIRGFETYYHSPVARNLAYKIQERIMTLPGAVNRGVKTANFRVLRKAAYPAVLVECGFLSNRKEGAAARSASRRDDLADKIAEAIVDERYGKGTYHAPSTASDSAASSSEHGN from the coding sequence ATGATGCGCTCCCTCTCCATGGTGCTTGGATCGGCTGCCTGCCTTTTGCTCGCCAGCTGCGGCACCACCCGTGAAATCCGGGTCAAGGATACCACGCGAAGCTTCACCACCGTGGTGGTCGATGCAGGCCACGGCGGAAAGGATAACGGAGCTTTTCGCCGTTTTGGCGGCGCGGAGAAGAACGCAACGCTCGATGTAGCGACCCGGCTCGCCACCAAGCTGCGCGAGTCGCAATTCCGGGTCGTGATGACCCGGTCGAGCGATCTGTTTGTCGACCTCGACGAACGGGCTGCGATTTCAAACCGGCAAAAGAACGCGATCTTTGTCAGCGTCCATTTCAACGATTCCGGACGCCGCGGCATCCGCGGTTTCGAGACTTATTACCACTCACCGGTCGCCCGGAATCTCGCCTACAAAATCCAGGAGCGGATCATGACGCTGCCCGGGGCGGTCAATCGCGGCGTAAAGACCGCCAATTTTCGTGTCCTTCGAAAAGCTGCCTACCCGGCGGTGCTGGTGGAGTGCGGTTTCCTGAGCAACCGCAAGGAAGGCGCCGCTGCGCGAAGCGCGAGTCGCCGCGATGATCTGGCCGACAAGATCGCGGAGGCGATCGTGGATGAACGCTACGGCAAGGGAACCTATCACGCGCCCTCCACCGCGTCCGATTCCGCCGCGAGTAGCTCCGAGCACGGGAATTAA
- a CDS encoding polysaccharide deacetylase family protein: MRNRFALLALFFALSLSACKKPATAADASAGPNQSSAKASATPSSNSSATPTPATSVAITKPAVDQNAQVVIFGYHRFVNSVRRPDTEITPALFEQQMQELKNKGIAVIPMQDFLAWRRGEKAIPAKSAIITFDDGWKSQYEVGWPILKKFNFPVTLFIYTEGIRPGHFSGGESMTWEMLAEMRDAGVDIQGHTATHSDLRKPYDKVAKKKLNPEEYEQWLNQEIAGSKQMIEQKLGVKVNCFAVPYGFHNDHIRDVAMKAGYEALFTVYGQPITMHTPLNSVGRYLMENNKPKTFTDAVASIATTAVGPAVAEVAPSNLQTQPADGETIKNALPLIKANISSLGAIDPGTTPEMRVSGLGKVDSSFDPKTSTVAYQVTQKLRDKTCTVIVSATSGGKKVETHWSFKIDDGSPSAAPPAPIPSVAPATAPPAAPPAVKPKKKKK; the protein is encoded by the coding sequence ATGCGTAATCGATTTGCACTTTTAGCGCTGTTTTTTGCGCTCAGTTTATCTGCCTGCAAAAAGCCCGCCACGGCGGCTGATGCGAGCGCGGGCCCAAACCAATCGTCCGCGAAGGCCTCAGCCACGCCGTCATCCAATTCATCCGCTACTCCCACCCCGGCCACTTCGGTGGCCATCACCAAGCCGGCGGTCGATCAAAATGCGCAGGTGGTGATTTTTGGTTACCACCGCTTCGTTAACAGCGTGCGGCGCCCCGACACGGAGATCACGCCGGCGTTGTTCGAGCAGCAAATGCAGGAGCTGAAGAACAAGGGGATCGCCGTGATCCCGATGCAGGATTTCCTGGCCTGGAGACGCGGGGAAAAGGCGATTCCGGCGAAGAGCGCGATCATCACCTTCGACGATGGCTGGAAGTCGCAGTACGAAGTCGGCTGGCCCATCCTGAAGAAGTTCAATTTTCCCGTCACGCTGTTCATTTACACGGAAGGGATTCGGCCCGGGCATTTCAGCGGCGGCGAGTCGATGACCTGGGAAATGCTCGCCGAGATGCGCGATGCCGGCGTCGACATCCAGGGGCACACCGCAACCCATTCCGATTTGAGAAAGCCTTACGACAAGGTGGCCAAGAAAAAACTGAACCCGGAAGAGTATGAGCAATGGCTGAACCAGGAAATCGCTGGTTCCAAGCAGATGATCGAGCAAAAGCTCGGGGTGAAGGTGAACTGCTTCGCCGTGCCCTACGGATTTCACAACGACCACATTCGCGACGTAGCAATGAAGGCGGGATATGAAGCGCTCTTCACCGTCTACGGCCAGCCGATCACGATGCATACGCCGCTGAATTCCGTCGGCCGATACCTGATGGAGAATAACAAGCCGAAGACGTTCACCGATGCGGTGGCATCGATCGCGACGACAGCAGTCGGGCCCGCGGTCGCGGAGGTGGCGCCGTCGAACCTGCAAACGCAGCCGGCGGACGGCGAGACAATCAAGAACGCGTTGCCGCTGATCAAAGCGAACATCTCATCGTTAGGCGCAATTGATCCGGGCACGACTCCGGAAATGCGGGTGAGCGGTCTCGGGAAAGTCGATTCCAGCTTTGACCCGAAAACCTCCACCGTGGCCTACCAGGTAACACAAAAGTTGCGGGACAAAACCTGTACCGTGATCGTGAGCGCCACGTCGGGCGGCAAGAAGGTGGAAACGCATTGGTCGTTTAAGATCGATGATGGCAGTCCGTCCGCCGCGCCACCGGCGCCCATTCCATCGGTCGCTCCGGCCACGGCGCCGCCCGCCGCGCCTCCCGCGGTGAAACCCAAGAAGAAGAAAAAGTAG
- the ffh gene encoding signal recognition particle protein, producing MFSQLGDKLQDIFKDLRGHGTISESNINDALRQVRLALLEADVDFQVAKNFIGRVREKALGEEVLRSVTPGQQIVKIFHDELTTLLGSDAAPLNLEKPARILMVGLNGAGKTTSSAKLARYLKKQGRAPLLIACDLQRPAAIEQLATLGRQVEVPVYTPAPEEKNVRRSAAASLEWAAQQTGNVQIFDTAGRQEIDTELIKEIKELKEFLKPQEILLVADAATGQQAVSVATHFHEALGLTGIILTKLDGDARGGAALSMREVTQRPIKFAGVGEKLDQFEAFVPDRLAGRILGMGDIVGLVEKAAEAVDEEEARRMERKLRTASFDFNDFLAQFKMMRKMGPLENILGMIPGMSNVQGLSVDEKQLKRTEAIVLSMTHEERTRPDILNARRRQRIARGSGSSVTEVNDLLQRFNQMRKMMKNAGKMKKMMAQMARMKN from the coding sequence ATGTTTTCACAGCTCGGCGATAAGCTTCAGGACATTTTCAAGGATCTTCGCGGTCACGGGACGATCAGCGAGAGCAACATAAACGACGCGCTCCGTCAGGTGCGGCTCGCCTTGCTGGAAGCGGATGTCGATTTTCAGGTCGCGAAGAATTTCATCGGACGGGTCAGGGAAAAGGCGCTCGGCGAAGAGGTTCTTCGGAGCGTCACGCCCGGTCAGCAAATCGTTAAGATTTTCCACGATGAGTTGACCACCTTGCTGGGGAGCGATGCCGCCCCGCTCAATCTCGAGAAGCCAGCCCGTATCCTGATGGTCGGCCTGAATGGCGCTGGCAAAACGACCTCGTCGGCAAAGCTCGCCCGTTATTTGAAAAAGCAGGGGCGTGCTCCGTTGCTCATTGCCTGTGACTTGCAGCGGCCGGCCGCAATCGAACAGCTTGCTACCCTGGGCCGGCAGGTGGAAGTCCCGGTTTACACCCCTGCGCCGGAGGAAAAAAATGTGCGCCGGTCAGCTGCCGCGAGCCTCGAATGGGCTGCGCAACAAACCGGCAACGTCCAGATCTTTGACACGGCCGGCCGGCAGGAAATCGACACGGAGCTGATCAAGGAAATCAAGGAGCTGAAGGAATTCCTCAAGCCGCAGGAGATCCTCCTCGTGGCCGACGCGGCGACGGGGCAGCAGGCGGTCAGCGTTGCCACTCATTTTCACGAAGCGCTCGGCCTCACCGGGATCATCCTGACCAAGCTCGACGGCGATGCGCGGGGCGGGGCGGCGCTTTCCATGCGGGAAGTGACGCAGCGGCCGATCAAGTTCGCCGGCGTGGGTGAGAAACTCGATCAGTTCGAGGCCTTCGTGCCGGATCGCCTGGCCGGCCGGATCCTGGGCATGGGCGACATCGTCGGCCTGGTGGAAAAGGCGGCCGAGGCGGTGGATGAGGAGGAAGCCCGGCGGATGGAGCGCAAACTCCGAACGGCCTCGTTCGATTTCAACGATTTCCTGGCCCAGTTCAAAATGATGAGGAAGATGGGCCCGCTGGAGAATATCCTTGGCATGATCCCGGGGATGAGTAACGTGCAGGGCCTCTCCGTGGACGAGAAGCAGCTCAAGCGGACGGAAGCGATTGTGCTTTCGATGACGCACGAGGAGAGAACGCGGCCCGACATTCTAAATGCGCGGCGGCGTCAACGAATCGCCCGCGGCAGCGGCAGCAGCGTCACCGAAGTGAACGACTTGCTCCAGCGTTTCAATCAGATGCGAAAGATGATGAAGAACGCCGGGAAAATGAAGAAAATGATGGCGCAGATGGCGCGGATGAAAAATTAA
- a CDS encoding KH domain-containing protein, protein MKEFLEFVIRQLVEFPDEMMLSEIPSGKTTIFRVQLRQTDVGRIIGRNGQTIQAIRALLASSAARHGQRATLEIVE, encoded by the coding sequence GTGAAAGAGTTCCTCGAGTTTGTCATTCGCCAGTTGGTCGAGTTTCCAGATGAAATGATGCTCTCGGAGATTCCGTCGGGGAAGACAACGATTTTCCGGGTGCAACTGCGCCAGACCGATGTCGGCCGAATTATTGGCCGCAATGGCCAGACGATCCAGGCCATTCGCGCGCTTCTGGCCAGCTCCGCGGCCCGGCACGGCCAGCGCGCCACGCTCGAAATCGTGGAGTAG
- the trmD gene encoding tRNA (guanosine(37)-N1)-methyltransferase TrmD, with amino-acid sequence MRIDILTLFPEICRAPLNESMMKRAQECGALELHIHNLRDWTTDKHHVVDDAPFGGGQGMVMKPEPIFAAVEDLKKTSNAQRPTSNAELQRPKVIVMSPAGRKFDQRAATEFSSEEHLIIICGHYEGVDHRVIEHLVDVEVSIGDYVLTNGAIAAVVFVDAVVRLLPGVLGDEQSAADDSFAGGLLEGPQYTRPSDFRGMTVPDVLLSGNHGEIAKWRKEQGLKRTQKNRPDLLKDNL; translated from the coding sequence ATGCGGATCGACATCCTGACGTTGTTCCCGGAAATCTGCCGGGCGCCGCTAAACGAAAGCATGATGAAGCGAGCCCAGGAATGCGGGGCCTTGGAGCTGCACATTCATAACCTGCGCGACTGGACCACGGACAAGCACCACGTCGTCGATGATGCGCCGTTTGGCGGAGGCCAGGGGATGGTCATGAAGCCCGAGCCGATTTTCGCGGCGGTGGAGGATTTGAAGAAAACGTCCAACGCCCAACGTCCAACATCCAACGCCGAATTACAGAGGCCGAAGGTGATTGTGATGTCTCCGGCGGGGAGAAAGTTTGATCAGCGGGCTGCGACAGAGTTTTCGAGCGAAGAACACTTGATCATTATCTGCGGGCATTACGAGGGAGTAGATCATCGCGTCATCGAGCACCTGGTCGACGTTGAAGTTTCCATCGGTGATTATGTCCTCACGAATGGTGCGATCGCGGCGGTCGTGTTCGTGGACGCCGTCGTGAGATTGCTGCCCGGAGTGCTCGGGGATGAACAGTCAGCAGCTGATGACAGCTTTGCCGGCGGTTTGCTTGAAGGACCGCAATACACGCGGCCGTCGGACTTCCGCGGCATGACCGTTCCGGACGTGTTGTTATCGGGGAACCACGGCGAGATCGCGAAGTGGCGGAAAGAGCAGGGATTGAAACGGACGCAGAAGAATCGGCCGGATCTGCTAAAGGACAATTTGTAA
- a CDS encoding beta-ketoacyl-[acyl-carrier-protein] synthase family protein, which produces MPRRRAVITGIGPITSIGIGRENFWHGLRAEKSGIQRISSFDTSEFNAHCGGEIPEWTPEDHFPPHRLKRLDRYAQFAVASAKMALDDAGLPYSQQTPQHRVGVSFGTALGGVANAEYQHAHFLKKGTRGVNQTLALQVFGGSAHSNIAIEFGFRGVGTTNSNSCASGTVAVGEALRYIRDDFADVIVAGGAEAPLSPLTFGAFAIIKTMSQWTGDPALACRPFDLRRDGFVMGEGATSLVIEELEHARKRGARIFAEVLGYSLNNDAFHMTSPLPSGESCIRAIRDALADAQLGPEQIDYVNAHASSTQLNDSTETMAIKQVFGEHAKTLPTSGTKAYTGHPLGATGAIEAAICALAIEQKWIPPTLNRNEPDPACDLDVVPNQGRDAELNYVLSNSFGFGGINSCVILGRV; this is translated from the coding sequence ATGCCTAGGCGTCGCGCAGTCATTACCGGCATCGGCCCAATCACGTCCATCGGGATCGGGCGGGAGAATTTTTGGCATGGCCTGCGCGCGGAGAAGAGTGGCATTCAGCGCATTTCCAGCTTCGACACCTCGGAGTTCAACGCGCATTGCGGCGGTGAGATTCCGGAGTGGACCCCGGAAGATCACTTTCCGCCGCATCGCTTAAAGCGGCTCGACCGCTACGCCCAGTTCGCGGTGGCCTCGGCAAAAATGGCGCTCGACGACGCCGGCCTGCCCTATTCGCAACAGACGCCGCAACATCGCGTGGGCGTCAGTTTTGGGACCGCTCTCGGAGGCGTGGCGAATGCCGAATACCAGCACGCGCATTTCCTGAAGAAGGGGACCCGCGGCGTGAACCAGACGCTCGCGCTCCAGGTTTTTGGCGGCTCGGCGCACTCGAATATTGCGATCGAGTTTGGGTTTCGGGGTGTCGGCACGACCAACTCAAACAGTTGCGCCAGCGGGACCGTCGCCGTCGGCGAAGCGCTTCGTTATATCCGGGACGACTTCGCGGACGTCATTGTGGCGGGGGGAGCGGAAGCGCCCCTTAGTCCCCTCACCTTCGGCGCCTTTGCCATCATCAAAACAATGAGCCAATGGACAGGTGACCCGGCGCTGGCCTGCAGGCCGTTCGATCTCCGGCGGGACGGGTTCGTCATGGGAGAAGGCGCGACCTCGCTCGTAATTGAGGAGCTCGAACACGCGCGGAAACGCGGCGCCCGCATCTTTGCGGAAGTGCTCGGCTACAGTTTGAATAACGATGCGTTCCACATGACTTCACCTCTTCCCAGCGGCGAATCGTGCATTCGGGCGATCCGGGACGCCCTCGCCGACGCTCAGCTTGGCCCCGAGCAGATTGATTACGTCAACGCCCACGCCAGCTCGACCCAACTGAACGACAGCACCGAAACCATGGCCATTAAGCAGGTGTTCGGCGAGCACGCGAAAACTTTGCCGACCAGCGGAACCAAGGCCTACACGGGGCATCCCCTCGGCGCGACCGGCGCAATCGAAGCGGCGATCTGCGCCCTGGCCATCGAACAAAAATGGATACCGCCCACTTTGAACCGTAACGAGCCCGATCCCGCTTGTGATCTCGATGTCGTGCCAAATCAGGGTCGCGATGCCGAATTGAATTATGTCCTGAGCAATTCCTTCGGTTTCGGCGGGATCAATTCGTGTGTGATTCTCGGGCGGGTGTAG